In one Arachis duranensis cultivar V14167 chromosome 9, aradu.V14167.gnm2.J7QH, whole genome shotgun sequence genomic region, the following are encoded:
- the LOC107465966 gene encoding uncharacterized protein LOC107465966, translating into MGSEDDSSIEQAVSSRRERLLALRAAKELSNAPEQDQDPSSNPTHTASNNNNDPHNDDDDQEENLSMKFRNYVPHDKELQEGKLAPAVLPKFEDPAAPAPPPDTTEDPFLNIAPKKPNWDLRRDVQKKLDKLEKRTQKALYKLMEEQEKQKQLIEGEESNGTTD; encoded by the exons ATGGGTAGCGAAGATGATTCTTCAATTGAGCAAGCAGTTTCGTCGCGTCGTGAGAGGCTCCTCGCTCTCAGAGCCGCAAAAGAACTCTCCAACGCTCCCGAACAAGACCAAGATCCCTCTTCTAACCCTACTCACACTGCctccaacaacaacaacgatcctcacaatgatgatgatgatcaggAAGA GAACCTGAGTATGAAATTCCGGAACTATGTGCCTCATGACAAAGAGCTTCAGGAAGGGAAGCTTGCCCCTGCAGTGCTCCCCAAGTTTGAGGACCCTGCTGCACCAGCTCCTCCACCTGACACAACTGAG GATCCGTTTCTGAATATTGCTCCCAAGAAACCAAACTGGGACCTCCGGAGAGATGTGCAGAAGAAGCTCGATAAGCTTGAGAAACGGACTCAGAAGGCTCTCTATAAGCTTATGG AGGAGCAAGAAAAGCAAAAGCAGTtgattgaaggagaagaatcaAATGGCACAACAGATTAG